A stretch of DNA from Glycine max cultivar Williams 82 chromosome 18, Glycine_max_v4.0, whole genome shotgun sequence:
TCGGTGATTAACAACGTTGATAGTAATCTTCGGCGCCAAGTACAAGGATTTGAGTTTGAATCTCATCTTTATCATTAAGGTTAAGTTTTGAAATAAGGAAGTATGTCTCAATATTCATTATACATTCCATAATGATGAAAAATTCCCTAGTTTGAAACCCAAACAAATCATCTTAGGACTTAGGAGTTGGATACCATTCTACCAAACCAATGAAACTTGCAGATAGCTTTTGGAAGAATGGATCTATTATATTCAGCTAATTTTCAGTTGAATCATAAAATAACCAACTTGATGAGTGACAGACTATCTAAAATATAGGGCAATGCTATCACCAAATAACCAATCATCATGTCTAAGAAAAAACGTAAATAATATACGAAACTGCTAAATCCTGTGGGATCTGGCAGACAGGTTGGCTCCTGAATGGAGGCCAAAGCAAATGATTATGATTAAAGTTGATAACCTAACAACCTAATCCCACTGAATCTCTCTGTAAAAAGTCCACTCGGAAGGATTCAGTGTAGTTTTCCCATCAGCAGCAACAAGATCATATGGTGAGTCTTCTGCAAATTCAGTGGGCAAGGATTTCCAATGGAGGCATGGCTCCCAGTCAGCCTCCTTAAGCACTCTCAGTATCTCCTTCACCACAATTTTGCTTCCCTCGGCTGCCAAATGGATACCATCACTGCAACACGCATTGAAGATGACAACAAATTAAacatattgtttaaataaacatattaattGACACCATTCTCATTTACATGTTACAACTGACTTTATGGTAAAAAGGGCCattctttaatatatttcacaagaactcagaaaaaaaaaaaaagcaactgtttctattgtaatttgtaaggagatgaaataaaatatatctattAAACTTTGGTTTCAGCATCCAGCATGACTTCTTTCTCTATCctatttcacatttttattagAACAAAACTCAGATGCAGTTTTCATAGGTTAGTGTCTCTAATCAGAATTGAAGTTTTATTATGCCAATCTATGCAATGAAAGCTTTCATAAAGGGCAACATAGGTTTTCAAGATGAAACTCCAATTCTTAATAAAAAACAGCACCAAACTCCAAGTTTGATTAGCAAAATTTTACTTCACTAATCTAAGTCTGTCCTTTTTTCATTGTGATTAGCTTAACTCTCACAAAAACATGTTTCACAACCAATTGTTGAAGCACTGTTTCTTAACACTGAATTCTAATAGATGAAACCCAATGAAATGAAGACACTAAATGTAAAAGCAGTCAGGAGTGCACATAAATTTTAGagtaaaaattcattttgatcCATGGATAGTTGGGTTGACATCACTTTGGCCCCTAACTCCCCCTAAGAGATATGTGCATCAATTTAGTACCTCAACTGTGGAACATAATATAAAAACCATCGTTCTATGCACAAATTGCAGGATTTAGAGACtaaattgatattatttttctattattgaaGATCTAGATTGATGTCAATTTATTTAGAGGATACAAAATCTCCAACTTTCAAGAACTAAATTGATATCACTTATCTATTAGTATCAAAAACCAATTTAATGTCATACCAAACTTTCAAAGatcaaaatagtttaattttatggaCATGCAAACCACTAACCAGTGAGGTGAAGAGGAAAATAAGAgatgttacaacttacaagcaAGTGACTGATGCAGGTCTAAATTAACCAGAAGATTGCATCAGTCAGTATGCTTTTAAGATGGAAGATTGCAGGCCTATACCATCTTGCAAAGAAACAAGCACAGCATACTGGCAAAGAGCTAGGGAAGAAGGATTTGGGTATTAAACAATTATATTGCAATATGACAACGTTCTGAAATTTTGTGgtatttggaagaaaaaaaaagaatgataaaGGCAGAAGGTAAAGAAGCTTacgtgaaacaaacattcatccagTCATCCCTCTTCTGTAGTGCATTAAAAAGATCAACAACTTTGACATCCAGTTCCTTGCATAGCTTAATACAAGCTTCTGAGTAGCTTTGGCACAATTCATTTGTTCTTACCAGCTCACTAAAAATTCCACTGATTAAGAAAAGGGATTAAAAATCATAAGGTTAGAACTTAAGGTGTTATCTGAACACACGTACGGAGATGaaaatttgagagagaaaataatatcatcagGCTACCTAGTGTTTGCACGCACTTTTTCCTCATTGACTGGAGGACAACTGAGAACAATGATACGTGTCTTTTCAGAGAGACCCTGACA
This window harbors:
- the LOC100803959 gene encoding GDSL esterase/lipase CPRD49-like (The RefSeq protein has 2 substitutions compared to this genomic sequence), with protein sequence MVAPARPQFVLFGSSIVQLSFSHGGWGSHLSDIYSRKADILLRGYYGWNSRRALQILYQVFPKDAATQPSLVIVYFGGNDSMGPHFSGLGPHVPLHEYIENMRKILIHIQGLSEKTRIIVLSCPPVNEEKVRANTSGIFSELVRTNELWQSYSEACIKLCKELDVKVVDLFNALQKRDDWMNVCFTDGIHLAAEGSKIVVKEILRVLKKADWEPCLHWKSLPTEFAEDSPYDLVAADGKTTLNPSEWTFYREIQWD